CACGTAGACCGTCTGGCCTGCGTGCACGCGCTCGACCATCGGTCCTGGCGGCGCCGCGGGCTCCTGGGCGGGCAACGCCTCCAATGCCTCCTTCAGGTGTGACCGCGCCCGCCGCACCGCTTCCTCGGTACGCGCTGCGCGCACCTCTGCCATCACCGCGTCCAGACGTCTGCGCGTCTCGATGATGATCGTCTCGCCGGTCTGCCTGGCCTCTGCCAGCAGGCGCCGGCGCTCGCGCCGAATGTGCTCGGCCTCCTGGACCATTTGCTGCTCGGCCTCCTGGGCCGCCGCCCTGGCCAGCGCGGCCTCGGCCCTGTCCATCTCCGCGGCCTGCCTGTCGCGCGTGAGGTCATCCAGCACCTGCTCGATGGCCACATGCTCTGGCGCCAGAAGGGACCTTGCCTCCGCCACGACGCCGGGATCGAGACCCAGCCGTTCCGCGATGACGAGGGCGTTACTGCGGCCCGGAAGCCCGATCTGAAGCCGGAACGTGGGCCGCAGCGTCTCAACGTCGAACTCCACGGACGCGTTCTCGATACCGGCTTCCACAGAAGCCAGCATCTTCAGCTCGTTGTAGTGGGTGGTGACCACGGTGTGCAACCCGCGGCGGTGCAGTTCCTGAATGATCGCTCGGGCCAGCGCCACCCCCTCGGTGGGATCGGTTCCTGCGCCGACCTCGTCGAGCAGAACAAGCCCGGGCGGCCGCACGTTTCGCAGGATCTGGACGATGGCGCTCATGTGCGACGAGAAGGTAGACAGGTTCTGTTCGATGGACTGCTCGTCGCCTATGTCCGCGTGCACCTGGTCGAATCGGGCGACGGTGCTGCCGTCCGCGGCCGGTATGAACAGCCCTGCCTGGGCCATCAGGGCCAGCAGGCCGATGGTCTTCAGGGCCACCGTCTTGCCCCCGGTGTTGGGGCCGGTCACGACCAGCGTGGTGAACTCGCCTCCCAGGATGATATCCACCGGGACGACCTCTGCGTCACCCCGGGCGAGGACCAGCACGGGGTGACGCGCGCAGTGCACCTGCATGATGCCGTCCTCGCGCACCTGTGGCGCAGTGGCCCGCAGGCGCGCGGCCAGCGCGGCCTTGGCCGATGCCAGGTCCAGATCGCCCAGGATCTCCCCGTTGGTGCACAACGCTCCGGAGTGTTCACCCACCAGACCCGACAGTTTGCGCAGGATCCGGAGGATCTCCTCGCGCTCCGCGGCATCCAGCTCGCGCCGCCGGTTGCCCAACGGGACCAGCGCCAGCGGCTCCATGAAGAGCGTAGCTCCGCTTGCGCTCGCGTCGTGCACGATGCCCGGGAACTGCGCGCGGTGTTCGGCCCGCACGGGCATGACGAACCGATCACCTCGCATCGTCACCAGCGACTCCTGCAGGTAACGCGCGACGGCCGAATCGTGGAGCAGTCGCTCCAGCGACTCCCGCAGGCGTCGCTCCACGGCCTGGTGCTCGTCGCGGATCCGGCGCAGCTCGGGCGAGGCCGTACTCAGAACCCGGCCCTGGTCGTCCAGGGCCCTGACGATCTCCGTCTCCAACCCCGGCAGCGCGGCCAGGCGGTCGGCCATCGCTGCCAGGCGTAGGGCCAGAGTGCGACGCGAGCGCAGGTGGGCCTGGACGCGCCGGGTGACCTCCAGGGTCTGCGCCACGTCGAGCAGTTCCAGGGGTTCGAGCATTCCGCCCGATGCCGCCATCGCGGCCTGCACCCGGATGTCGCGCGCGCCCCGCACCTGGATCTCGGACTCCGCGGCAACCGCCACCGCCTCCGCGGTAACCTCCAGGGCCGCGCGCACCGCCTCGCCTTCGCGCAATGGCGCCAGGCGCAGCGCCAGCTCGCGCCCCATGGGCGTCACGGTGCCCTCGGCCAGCGCCGCAAGGATCTTGGGAAACTCGAGCACTCGAAGGGTGCGCGCGTCGGCGATCATTGACACCTCTTCATTATAGACGAGAGGGAAACCGCCGCGAGAGCGCGGGGTGGTCGTCCAGTCCGAACCGCCACGCGCGGCCCCGGGCGTTGCTAACCCCGATGCGCGGACCGACGGCAACGGCGACGCGGCGGCGGCCGCCATGAGCCAGGTAGAGCGGAGGCACGGTAAGATCGGAGCCGTTGTGCTCCAGGCCGACCGACATCGCGACGGTCAGGCGGCCGGGGCCTGAGGCAGCGGGCTCGATCGCCCGCAGGAGCACCGCCCCCGGCCGTCCCTCGGGCTCGGTGACAACGTTCAGGCAGGCGTGCAGCCCAAACGCACGGTAGACGTAGGCGATCCCGGGCCGGCCGAACATGACCGCACTGCGCGGGGTCCGCTTGAAGGCATGGCTGGCAGGGTCGTCGGCCCCCCGGTAGGCCTCGGTCTCCACGATGCGACCTACCAGCACTCCCGACGGCGTCTCGTGGACCAGCAGATGGCCCAGCAGGGAACGGGCGACGGCCACCGTGTGCCGTGCGAAGAAGCTGCGCGGAAGCGGCCGGAACTGTCTCATCTCACCGGCTGCGCCGCGGGCGGCCTTCCCGGTGGCCGAGCACCTCGCGCAGCGACGCGAGCGGCAGCGTGTTGATGACCTCTCGCGCCTCGACCCAGCCGCGCCGGGCGGTTCCCACCCCAAGCGGCATGTAGCGCAGCTGCGCGCACGAGTGCGCGTCCGTGCCGATCGCCAGGCGCGCCCCCCGCTCCCTGGCCAGGCGGACGTCGGTGTCCTTGAGGTCCAGGCGCTCGGGCGCGGCGTTGATCTCAAGCGCGGTCCCGGTTCGGACCGCGGCGTCCACCACCGCCTCGATGTCCACCTCGTAGGGGTCGCGCGCGCCGAGCAGGCGGCCGGTGGGGTGACCGAGGATATCCACGTGCCCGCTCTCCATCGCCCGCACTATGCGCGAGGTCATCTCATCACGGCTCATTCGGAAGCGGGTGTGCACCGATGCGATCACCAGGTCGAGGTCGGCCAGCAGCTCGTCGGGGTAGTCCAGGGTGCCATCGGCGGAGATGTCGCACTCGGTGCCGATGAGAACGGCTATCCCCAGGCGGTCTGAGAGAGCGCGGACCTGCCGGATGTGCTCGCGCAGGTCCGCGGCCGGCACTCCTCGCGCGACCTTGAGCGACTGCGAATGATCGGTGATGCAGACGTACTCGTATCCCATCGCCACTGCGGCGGCTGCGATCTCCTCGACGCTATCGGCGCCGTCGCTCCACGATGTGTGCGCGTGAACCTCGCCGCGGATGTCCTCGGCCTCGATCAACCGCGGCAGCCGCCCTGCCTCCGCCGCCTCGATCTCGCCCTTGTCCTCCCGAAGTTCGGGCGGGATCCACGGCAGGCCGAGGGCGCGGTAGATGCCGGCCTCGGTGCGACCGGCCACCCGGCGACCGGCCACGCGGCGGTCGTCCCCGCCGCGACCGTCCCCCGACCGCCACAGGCCGTACTCGTTGAGCTTCAACCCGGCGCGGGCCGCCCGCTCGCGCAGGGCGACGTTGTGCTCCTTGCTGCCGGTGAAGTACTGCAGCGCCGCGCCATACGCGGCGGGCTCCACAACGCGCAGGTCGGCCTGCAGCCCGATGTCCAACACCACGGAGGACCGGGTGGAACCCCGCTCCAGCACCTCGCTGACTTCGGGCGCCGTCGTGAAGGCGTCCATCACCCGACCGGGCGCCCGGCTGGTTACCAGGATGTCCAGGTCGCCCACGGTCTCCCTCATGCGGCGGATGCTGCCGGCGGCGCTGATCTGTTTCACGCCTGGGACGGCCCGCAATCGCTCCACCATCTCGACTGCCGCGGGTAGGGCAAAGCCCAGGGGCCGGCGCCCGGCCTGGCGGCGCACCATCGCGATGCCGCGCAGTATGGCCTCCTCGGTCCGCTGACCCATGCGCGGCAGTTCGCGAATGCGGCCCGCGGCAGCCGCGGCCTCCAGTTCGTCCAGCGTCGAGATGCCCAGCTGCTCGTGCAGCAACAGCGCGGTCTTGGGCCCGACCTCAGGCACCAACATCAAGGTGGTCAGCCCAGGCGGAAGCGAGGCGGCCAGTTCTTCGTAGGCGTGCATCGTGCCGGTGGCCAGGAACTCGACGATCTTCTCCGCCAGGGCCTTGCCTATTCCGGGAATCTCGGTCAGGCCTCCTCGGGCGGCGACCTCGGCAACATCCTCTGAGAGTCCCTCTATGGCGCGGGCTGCCCGGCGGTAGGCGTTGATACGGAAAACCGACTCGCCCCCTATCTCGAGCAGATCGGCTATCAGCGCAAACCGTTGGGCGACGGCCCGGTTCTGCGTCACGCCGGGTTCGTCAGAACCTGTGGTCCGGACCGATCGGCGGGAACGGGATCGGGCTGATCCGTTGAAGGTGAGTGACGGCGCCTCGCTGAGCCGCCGCGACGTACCGCACGATCGGCGACCGCTCGACGTCCTGCGCGATGGCCTCCGACAGAGGCGAGGCCAGCAGGATTCCTACCCCGGCCATAGTCGCGACCAGGGCCTTGAGCGCGCCTGTGAGAATCCCAAGGAGCTGGGCGTACAGGCCTGGTCGCTTGCCGCCTGGCAGGATGCTGATCAGCACGGCCAGCAGCGTGTACGCGACCAGGAAAGCCAGGACGAATCCAACGGTCCGCCCCCATTCCAGGGGCAGGGGGCTCCCTTTTGTGATGCGCTCGCCCAGGGCCGGGAAGGCGATCGCCGCGGCCGCGTAGGCAACCACCAGCGCCACCGCGCCCAGCAGGGACGCGACGCCGCCCTTGAACATTCCCTGCACGACGAACCCAATCAGCAGCACGATCGCGATCCAGTCAAGCCAGGTCACTGCAGCCACCTCCAGGATGCCCGTTCACCAAAGACGATACCCTATATGCCACTCCGGCATACCTATGCGCGGACCTTGACCGGCAGGCGCGCGGCCAAGGCCGCGCATATCTCCAGCATCAATCCCTCGATCTCTTCGCCGGTGAGGGTGCGGTCCGGAGCGCGAAACGTCAGGGTGTAGGCCAGGTTGCGCGTCCCCGGAGCGAGCGGCGGGCCGGTGTAGGCGTCGAACAACTCCACCGACTCCAGCAGTGCGCCGCCGGCCTCGACCAGCGCTCCCTGTACCGCCGCATGGGGCAGACCCAACGGCGCCACCAGGGCAACATCGCGCACCACTGCCGGATACCGCGGCATGCCCGTGAATCTCGGCTGAAGCACCGCGCGGCCGAGCAGCACATCCAGATCCATCTCGCTCACGCAGGTGCGGCCTGGAAGATCGAACCGGGCGGCAACTTGGGGATGCAGCTCGCCCATCACCCCGGCCTCCACGCCTCCGACGCTGACGCGTCCACACCGCGCCGGATGCATCCACGCGGGACCGCCGGCTTCCACTGCAAGCGGTCCTGCCCGCAGCTCGCCGGAGAGGGTTTCCAGCACGCCCCTCAGGTGCAGCAGCGTGGCCTCGCGCAGATCCCGGGCGTCCTCCCAGAACCCGGCCAGCCACACCCCGCGCATCGCTATCGCCAGTGCGCGCCGTTCCCTCACCACGCCGCCTTCAGCCCGGAAGGTGCGGCCGATCTCAAACAGGTGGATCGCTCCCTGCCGCCGCGCGACGTTGACCCGTACCGCCTCCAGCAGTCCCGGAAGCAGAGCGGACCGCAGGTGGGTGTGATCGGCGGTAAGCGGGTTGGAGATGGGCACGGCCAGGCGCCACGGATCGCCCTCCTCCACCCCCAACTGGTCCAGCGCGCGCGGGTGGACGAGTGACAGCGTCATCGCCTCGGTCAGGCCCGCACGCACGAGCGCGTCGCGCGCAGCGCCCTCGGCTTCCAGCGTGACCGGGCGGCGTCCCTGCTGCATGATCTCGCACGGCATCGCCTCTGGAATCCGGTCGTAACCGTGGTGGCGGGCCACTTCCTCGACGAGGTCTTCCTCGCGCTCCAGATCCCTTCGGCCGACCGGGGGCACGGCGAAGACCGAATCCCCCTCAAGGCGTACCTCGAGCCCGAGCCGGGTGAGGACGGACACAACCTCATCAGGCGGTATCTCCACACCCAGGACGCGCACCAAGCGCGGGAGCCGCAGCCTGATTACCGGCCTGGGCACCGGCGCCGGATAAACGTCCACCCCAAAGCGCAGGACCCGTCCTCCCGAGAGGCCGGCTATGAGCCCGGCGGCCCGGCGCGCTGCACGGGCGACCCCTTCGGGATCCACCCCGCGCTCGAACCTTGCGCTGGCCTCGGTGCGCAGGCCGATGCGACGGCTCGTGCGGCGCACGCCGGCAGGCGCAAACGACGCTGCTTCCAGCAGCACAGTGTGGGTCCCCGGCCCGATCTCGGTCTCGGCGCCGCCCATAATGCCGGCCAGGGCCACGGGACGGCGGGCGTCCGCGATAACGAGCATCGCGGGGTCGAGCGTGCGTCCCACGCCATCCAGCGTCACCAGGTGCTCGCCTGCGGCGGCCGATCGCACGATGATCCGACGTCCATGTAGCGCGTCGAGGTCAAATGCGTGCAGGGGTTGCCCCCATTCCAGCATCACGTAGTTCGTCGCGTCCACCACCGCGTTCACGGGCCGGATACCGGCCGCCTCCAGCCTGGCAGCGATGGCAGGGGGCGAGGAACCGACCGTGATACCCGTGATCACGTGGGCCACGTAGCGAGGGCAAAGCGAAGCGTCGGCAATCTCCACCGCGGCCATGGAGGAAGCGGGTGGGTCCACCTCGTCGAGATCGTCCTCCGGCAGATGTGCGTCGCAGCCCGCCCACGCCGCCAGCTCGCGGGCGATGCCGATCATGCTCAGCAGGTCCGGCCGGTTGGAGGCTATCTCGAGATCCAGCACCAGGTCTCCCCCGGCGCGCTCGACTCCCTCCACCCCGATGCCCAGCATGGGCAGGCGCTCGACCAGCGCCTCGGCGGGTTCGGGCAACTCAACGTACTCTCTCAGCCACGACAGCGGGGCGCGCATCTAGAACTGCTCCAGCAATCTGAGATCGTTCTCCCACAGCAGGCGGATGTCGGGGATCCCGTAGCGCACCATGGCCGGCCGGTCAACCCCCAGGCCGAACGCAAGAGCCGTGTACCGCTGTGGGTCAATCCCGGCCATCTCCAGCACCCTGGGGTGGAACATGCCGCACCCGCCCAGCTCCAGCCACCGTCCCTCGAACGACACCGCCAGTTCGGCGCTGGGTTCGGTGAAGGGGAAGTAGCTGGGCTGGAAACGCGTCTTGGTCTGGGGCCCGAACATCTCGCGCGCGAACGCGGCCAGCACGCCCTTGACGTTGGCGAACGTGATCGTCTCGCCGACCATGAACCCGTCCACCTGGTGGAACACCGGCATGTGCGTGGCGTCCACGGGGTCCCGGCGATAGCACCTTCCGCTGGTGACGATGCGCATCGGCGGCGTCCGTCCCACCATCACCCGTGCGTCCACGACGGTGGCGTGCGTGCGCAGCAGCAGCTCGTCGCCGAGATAGAAGGTGTCCTGCGTGTCGCGGGCCGGGTGGTCGCGCGGCATGTTGAGCCGCCCGAAGTTGAACTCGTCGGTTTCCACTTCGGTTCCCTCGACCACCTCAAACCCGAGCCCGATGAAGATCCGCTCGACCTCGTCGAGCGTGCGCCGAAGCACGTGCCGGCGGCCCAGCGGCCCGCGCCGGCCGGGCAGCGACACGTCAATCCGCTCATCTGCCAGGCGTTCTGCCTCCTGAGCAGTGGTGAGCTCGGCCGCGCGGCCGTCGAACGCCGCCAGCAGCGTCTCCCGGGCGCTGTTGAGGCGCGCGCCGAGTGACGCGCGCTCGGGTCCGCTCAGGACAGGGATGCCCTTGAGGAGCGCGGCGATCTCGCCCCGGCGCCCCAACACGCGGTGGCGCATGGCCTCCAGCACGTCGGGTGCCGTCACCCCCCCGAGCGCCTCGATCGTTTGGGTCACGAGCCGGTCAACATCATCGGGCATGTGGCCCCTCCCGGGGAATGCCAAAGCGCCTTCGCCCCCAGGGGCGAAAGCGCCTCGCTTCCGCGATACCACCCTCATCCATCGCCTGGCGGCCGTGCCGCACGCTTCTCAGTCGGGCAAGCGGCTCAGCGGACCCGGGGTTGTCCGGGCACACCGCCGATATGCCAGGTATGCCCAGATCGAGCCGGTCGATTCGAAGAGCCGCCACAACGCCTCAGCCGACCAGACCTGGTCCACGGCCCTCCTCTGATCGCTCGGAGAAACGATCCTGAAACCCGCGCCAGATCAGGGTTCCAGCCAATGCCGTGCGCTTGCCGTGAGTATAGCACAGGCTGAAAGCGGCTGACAAGCGTGTGAGGGGCCGGTCATAGAATTGCGGGCGGGGCGCCGCGCCTGCGGACGACCTCGTATAGGAGCACGCCCGCCGCCACCGCGGCGTTGAGCGACTCCACCGGCCCCAGCAGTGGAATGCGGACGCGCGTCCCAAGATCGAACCACGCCGGATCAGGCCCGGCGGACTCGTTCCCAACGACGATCGCCAGCGGTGGACCCAGGGGCGCAGAGGTATAGTCCTGATCTCCTCTAGCGTCCGCCACGATCACGCGGACCCCGCAGGCGACAAGTGCCGCCCGCAGCGAGGCACCGTCGAGCCCAAGCACGGGGACCCTGAAGGCCGCTCCCATGGAGGCGCGCATCGCCTTGGGCTGAAACGGATCCGCGGTGCCCTCGGTCACCGCGACCGCCGAAGCTCCGGATGCGGCCGCGGTCCGCACCATGGTGCCGAGGTTTCCGGGATCTTGGATTCCGTCGGCTACCAGCAGCAGGAGCCCGGGCGAAGTTAGGATCGCAGCGTCCGGCGGGGACGGACGCCGGGCCAGGGCCACGACTCCCTGGGATGTCGTCACGCGGCCGGCGGCCTGCACGACGCGCAAGGTGGCCTGGCAGACGCGCGCGCCTGCATCCCTGAGGCGCGCGCCCAGCGGCGAGCCCGCGGGGTCCTGCTCGTCGCCGGCAATCAGGGCCGCCTCAATGATGATGCCGGCATCGAGGGCCTCCTGGATCAGGCGCGGCCCGTCCAGCACGATCCGCTGCAGGGGATCGCGGCGCGGATGCCCGCCCGCCCTCCGCATCGCCTGCACCAGGGGGTGGCGCGTGGAGGTGATCATGTCGCCGGTTGGCTAGAGTGAGGTCTCCAGCCTGGTAAGCTGCCGGTTCTCCCCCACCACGACCAGCACGTCCCCGGCCAGAAGACCGGTCTCCGGGTCAGGGGAGATCAGCAACTGACTGTCCCGGCGGATCAACAGCACGCTGACGCCGAAACGGGCCTTGAGATCCAGCCTCCCAAGTGTCTGGCCCACCAGGCGATCGGGCACGCTGAGCTCCTCGATCGAGAACGTGGGTGAGATCTCAATGTAATCCAGGACCCCGGGCGACGAGAGGGTGTGTGCGATGCGCACGCCCATGTCGCGTTCTGGGTAGATAACCACGTCCGCACCGACGCGATCGAGCACCTTGCCCTGCAGGTCGTTGGAGGCCTTGGCCACGATCTTCTTGCAGCCGAGCTCCTTGAGGATCAGCGTGGTCAGGATGCTCTCCTGCATGGCAGCGCCGATCGCCACGACCACCGCGTCCATGTTCGCAATCCCAACGCCCCTGAGCGCCTCGGCGTCCGTTGAGTCCAACTGCACCGCATGCGTCACGTCATCGGCTATGCGCCGGAGCGAGTCCTCGTTCTTGTCGATCGCGAGCACCCGGTGCCCTAGCTGGTGCAGCGTCGCCGCTACGCTCCGGCCGAACCGCCCCATTCCAATCACCGCAAATTCGCTCATCGTCATCTCCACCCGCCCGGATGATCCGACCGTGGCGCCGGGCTCACGTCGTTATCCGATGTACAGCCTCTCCTCAGGATAGCGCACCCGGGGCGGCCGGTGCCACCGGGTCAGCCCGAACGCGACCGTCAGCAACCCGACGCGGCCGCTGAACACGGTCAGCATCACGATAATCCTGCCCCACGGTGAGAGGTGTGGCGTCAACCCTGTGCTCAACCCCACGGTCCCGAAGCCCGACGTGATCTCGAACAGCGCCGGCAGGAACTCCACGCGCTCAATGGCGGCAAGCATGACCGACATCGCGAACACGAAGGCCAGCGAGACGAAGGCTATGGTCAGGGCCTTGTTGATATTCTGGACCATAATCCGGCGTCCGAACATCACCGGCTCCCCGGTTCCCCGGATGCTGCTGAGAATCACCGCCAGTGGCGCCATGAACGTTGTCGTCTTGATGCCTCCGCCCGTACCGCCGGGGGATGCACCGATGAACATGAGCGCGGCAATGAGCATTAGTGTCGGCTCCGCCAGCGCCCCGATCTCAATGGTGTTGAACCCCCCGGTCCTGGGCGTCACCGCTTGGAAGAAGGCCGCGAGCAGCCGCGCGGGAACCGGCAGGGCTCCCAGCGTCTTGGGGTTGGCAAACTCAAACAGCGCGATCAACGCCGTCCCGATGCCTATCAGCATCCCCGTGGCCAACAGCACCGTCTTCGAGTGCAGCGTCAGGCGCCGCGAGCGCAGATCGAACAGTACCGAAAACCCGAGGCCGCCAAGGATGATGAGCCCCGCGATGATCATTGACACCACCGGGTCGCCGGCATATGCGGTCAGGCTCCTAAAACCACCCATCAGGTCAAACCCGGCGTTGTTGAACGCCGATATGCTGTGGAAGACCCCCAGGTACAGCGCGCGTACAAACGGCTCCTCGCCCATCCAGCGCAAGGTCAGAATCGTCGCTCCGGACGCTTCCACGATCAGCGTCATCAGAATGAGGCGCCGCGTGAACCGCACCACGCCCCCGAGGTCGTAGAGGTTGTGGGACTCGGTGAGGATGATCCGCTCCCGAAGCCCGATTCGCCATCTCAGAACAAGGGCCAGGAGCGCCCACGAGGTCATGTATCCGAATCCCCCGAGCTGTATCAACACCAGGATCACCAGCTCGCCAAGAGACGAGTAGTGATCCGCGGTGTCCACGACCGTCAGGCCGGTGACGCACGTCGCCGATGTGGCGGTGAAGAGCGCGGTGAGAAAGGGCGTGGGCCGACCCGACTCGGAGGCAGCCGGCAGGCTGAGCAGCACCGCTCCGACCAGGATGATCGTTATGAAGCCAATGATGATGGTCTGGGAGGGGCTGAGGGTCAGCCGTCCTGACCAGGGATGTCGAGCCAGCGCGAACTGGCGAACCATCTACAGAGTCGGCGTCCTCGCCACGCCCATCCCTGGCATTGCACGGAGCCGCCGGGGACCAACTACCGGCGGCTAGGACTCCAGATGTGCCTTGGCGCGCGCGACCAGCGCGTCAAAGGCCGTCCGGTCTTTCACCGCCAGGTCGGCCAGGACCTTGCGGTTCACGCTCACGCCCGCCTTGCGTAGGCCGCTGATCAGCCGGCTGTACGAAACGCCGCTCACGCGCGCGGCTGCGTTGATGCGGGTGACCCACAACCGCCGGAACTGCCGCTTGCGCAGGCGCCGACCCGCGAATGCCTGCGCCAGAGCGCGGGTTACATACTGCGTGGCCAGGCGGTACCATCGGCTCTGGCCGCCCCGGTACCCCCGCGCCAGTCGCAGGATCTTCTTGTGGCGGCGACGTGCTGTGACGCCGCGCTTGATGCGTGCCATGACCAACCCACCTTCCGTTGGGACACTGCCTGGCGGACCCCCAATGCGCTATTGGCCGGGGAGCAACCGCCGCAACCGCTTCTCATCGCTGGCGTGTACGGAGACCACTGCGCGCAGAGAGCGCCTGCGCTTGGGGCTCTTCTTGACCTTCAGATGCCCGCCGTGCTGGCGCCCCCGCGTCAGGCGGCCTGACCCCGTCGTTCTGATGCGCTTCGTGGCGCCCTGGTGTCGCTTTGTTTTTGGCACCGATCCCTCTCCCGTCTCCTACCCCTTGCGAGGGGCGAGGAGCATGATCATGTTCCTGCCTTCCTGCTTGGGCATGCCCTCGACCACCCCGACTTCTGCCACCGCCAGGGCCAACCGTTGGAGCAATGCCTCCCCCACCTTTGGGTGGGCCATCTCGCGCCCCCGGAACCACATCGCGACCCGGACCTTGTCGCCGTCCTTGAGGAACTCCATCACCCGGCGGATCTTGACCTGGAAATCGTGCTCGCCTATCTTCGGGCTCATCCGCATGCCCTTGAGATCGCCGCCGCGCGACTTCCGGTGGGCGTCCCTGTCACGCTTGCTCTGCTCGTACTTGTACCGCCCGTAGTCCATGATCTTGCACACGGGCGGGGACGCCGTGGGGGCTACCTCCACGAGGTCCAGAGTGTGCTCCTGGGCGCGCGTGAGCGCCTCACGGGTGGGCACGATCCCCAGCTGCTCGCCGCCGGGACCGATCAATCGCACCTCTCGGACTCTTATCCGGTCGTTGATCCTAGTCTCGCGTTCGATGCTCTCTCGCCCTCCTTGGCCCCCCGTGCTTGAGATCGTCCGACAGCCCAAGAAACAAAAAGGGGACGGCAGGTGCCATCCCCACATTCGCGCCGCTGCCACAGCGACCCGGGTCGCATCGCGGTACCTCTTGAACGCCCGGGTGAGAAGCGGATGGCTTCTACTTTCGGCTGCCAGACCTTGCGGAGTATAGCACGGGGGTATGTGGCCGTCAATCGTATGCACCGGCCCGTAGCAGCGCGCGCCCCCCGCAGGGGAAACACGCGCCATGACACCGAACGAAGTAGGAGTATGCGGGGGAACTCCAGAGAGACCCGGGGCTCGCACTCGCCGGTCGCCGCGCTCGGCAGCGCGGTCCTCCACGGCCTGTCCGAACTCGGCAGGGCCGCCCAGATGTTGGCCGCGGCGCTCCGCTGGGTGCTCCGCGGGCGGCTGGAGATCCGCGAGACGGTGGTCCAGATCAACCGCATCGGAATTGAGTCCGTGCCGGTCGTTCTGATCACCGGCGCCTTCTCGGGCATGGTCCTGGCCTATCAGACGGCGCGGCAGCTGGCGGATTTCGGCGGCCAGGGCTTCGTCGGCGGGCTGGTAGGTCTCTCCATAGCGCGTGAGGCCGCACCGGTCTTCACGGCGATCACCGCGGCCGGCCGGGTGGGCGCGGGCATGGCAGCGGAGATCGGCACGATGGCCGTAACCGAGCAGATCGATGCCCTGCGCGTGCTGGCCACCGATCCGGTACGCTACCTGGTGGTCCCGCGGCTGGTTGCGGCGGCCCTGGCGCTGCCGATCCTGACCGCCTTCGCAAACGTCGTGGGCGGGGCCGGCGGATACGCCGTGGCCACCGCCGCCGGGATCAGCGGCGGCGCCTTCATGTCGTCGATCCAACGGTTTCTCTGGCCGTACGATATCGTGGTCGGCCTGATCAAGGCGGTCTTCTTTGGACTGATTATCGCCTCGGTGGGCTGCTACCGGGGCCTCAACACCACCGGCGGCGCGGACGGCGTGGGGCGCGCGACAACCGGCGCGGTGGTCGTCGCGATTGTCCTGATCCTCGTGTTCAACTACTTCCTGGACATGATCTTCTTCTAGGCTGTTGCGTGGAGTGATGAACAAGAAGGCGCGCGAGGGAACAATGGTTGAACAACATCCCCCGGGCACGCCGGGTGAAGCGGTCATCGTCGCGTCGGATCTCTGGAAGTCGTTCGGTCCGACCGTGGCGCTGGCCGGCTTCTCCCTGGAGGTCCGCCGCGGCGAGATCCAGGTAATCATGGGCCCCAGCGGCTGTGGA
The nucleotide sequence above comes from bacterium. Encoded proteins:
- a CDS encoding endonuclease MutS2, with protein sequence MIADARTLRVLEFPKILAALAEGTVTPMGRELALRLAPLREGEAVRAALEVTAEAVAVAAESEIQVRGARDIRVQAAMAASGGMLEPLELLDVAQTLEVTRRVQAHLRSRRTLALRLAAMADRLAALPGLETEIVRALDDQGRVLSTASPELRRIRDEHQAVERRLRESLERLLHDSAVARYLQESLVTMRGDRFVMPVRAEHRAQFPGIVHDASASGATLFMEPLALVPLGNRRRELDAAEREEILRILRKLSGLVGEHSGALCTNGEILGDLDLASAKAALAARLRATAPQVREDGIMQVHCARHPVLVLARGDAEVVPVDIILGGEFTTLVVTGPNTGGKTVALKTIGLLALMAQAGLFIPAADGSTVARFDQVHADIGDEQSIEQNLSTFSSHMSAIVQILRNVRPPGLVLLDEVGAGTDPTEGVALARAIIQELHRRGLHTVVTTHYNELKMLASVEAGIENASVEFDVETLRPTFRLQIGLPGRSNALVIAERLGLDPGVVAEARSLLAPEHVAIEQVLDDLTRDRQAAEMDRAEAALARAAAQEAEQQMVQEAEHIRRERRRLLAEARQTGETIIIETRRRLDAVMAEVRAARTEEAVRRARSHLKEALEALPAQEPAAPPGPMVERVHAGQTVYVMPLGRVGTVVAGPDAHGQVEVEVGTLRTRVPLEALHEAPAVGGAPSVPARSAGRAEVPARPVVETSLSVRGQTVDEALLAVDRYLDDAVRARLQQVAVIHGKGTGALRRAVHEFLRGHPHVRQFHIGDRFEGGDGATVVTLML
- a CDS encoding DNA-3-methyladenine glycosylase, coding for MRQFRPLPRSFFARHTVAVARSLLGHLLVHETPSGVLVGRIVETEAYRGADDPASHAFKRTPRSAVMFGRPGIAYVYRAFGLHACLNVVTEPEGRPGAVLLRAIEPAASGPGRLTVAMSVGLEHNGSDLTVPPLYLAHGGRRRVAVAVGPRIGVSNARGRAWRFGLDDHPALSRRFPSRL
- the polX gene encoding DNA polymerase/3'-5' exonuclease PolX, whose translation is MTQNRAVAQRFALIADLLEIGGESVFRINAYRRAARAIEGLSEDVAEVAARGGLTEIPGIGKALAEKIVEFLATGTMHAYEELAASLPPGLTTLMLVPEVGPKTALLLHEQLGISTLDELEAAAAAGRIRELPRMGQRTEEAILRGIAMVRRQAGRRPLGFALPAAVEMVERLRAVPGVKQISAAGSIRRMRETVGDLDILVTSRAPGRVMDAFTTAPEVSEVLERGSTRSSVVLDIGLQADLRVVEPAAYGAALQYFTGSKEHNVALRERAARAGLKLNEYGLWRSGDGRGGDDRRVAGRRVAGRTEAGIYRALGLPWIPPELREDKGEIEAAEAGRLPRLIEAEDIRGEVHAHTSWSDGADSVEEIAAAAVAMGYEYVCITDHSQSLKVARGVPAADLREHIRQVRALSDRLGIAVLIGTECDISADGTLDYPDELLADLDLVIASVHTRFRMSRDEMTSRIVRAMESGHVDILGHPTGRLLGARDPYEVDIEAVVDAAVRTGTALEINAAPERLDLKDTDVRLARERGARLAIGTDAHSCAQLRYMPLGVGTARRGWVEAREVINTLPLASLREVLGHREGRPRRSR
- a CDS encoding CvpA family protein, with translation MTWLDWIAIVLLIGFVVQGMFKGGVASLLGAVALVVAYAAAAIAFPALGERITKGSPLPLEWGRTVGFVLAFLVAYTLLAVLISILPGGKRPGLYAQLLGILTGALKALVATMAGVGILLASPLSEAIAQDVERSPIVRYVAAAQRGAVTHLQRISPIPFPPIGPDHRF